The [Clostridium] celerecrescens 18A genomic sequence CCACCTGCCATTGAAGTTCCTCCGATTACCACACCCGCGATGGCATCCATTTCAAAACCAGCACCTCCGCCCGGAAGCAAGGTTGAATAAATGGTAGAATATGCAAGGCCCGCGACCCCAGCAAAGGTACCGCTGATGATATATGCGATGATAAGGTACTTGTCAACATTAACACCGGAAAGCCGTGTGGCCTCTTTGTTGCTGCCAAGTGATAGGATATACCGTCCAGTTTTCGTCTTGTTCAATATGATGGCCATAACGACGGCTGCTGCGATCAGAAGCACAAAGCCAGTGGGAATCAGCAATCCGCTTGCTGTTTTTATCTTAAAAAGGCAGCGGTACCAGCCTTCAGGATCGGATCCGGATTTCCAGGTAACCGATTGAGCACCAGTGATAATGGAACCAATTCCCTTTGACAGCATCATTGTGCCAAGGGTAGCAATAAAAGGCGGTAACCCCATTTTAGCCACCAGCAAGCCATTTATCACACCAAAAATCATGCCGATAAGAATACAGATAATGATTGTCAGCCACATTGGAAAACCTTTGTTAACGCTCAGATAACCGGCCACCAGACCTGACATGGTCAATACGGTACCGATCGACAGGTCGATCCCGCCCGTTGCAATTACAAAGCAGATGCCGATTGCCATAAATCCGATATAATACGATGCGTCAAATATATTTACCATGGTGTTGTAGGTGGCAAACCGGGGATTCATTATGCCAAATACCCCATAAATAACAATCAGTGCCATCAATGCAACCAGTCTCTGTGTACCGATTGCCTTTACAACCGGATTGTTTTTCAGTTTTTCCATCTCTTTCTCCTCCTGGATTAATTTCTCAAGGTGGCCGCAGTCATGATACGTTCCTGCGTCACTTCTTCAATGGGAAGCTCTCCTGTGATACGTCCCTCACACATCACGATGACCCTGTCACTCATACGAAGAATCTCCGTCATTTCCGAAGATATCATGATGATGGATTTCCCCTGTTTTACCAGTTCATTCATTAATTGGTAGATCTCACTTTTCGCACCTACGTCAATTCCCCTTGTAGGTTCATCAAAAATCAGGATATCACAGTTTTTGATCAGCCATTTTGCTATGACTACCTTCTGCTGATTCCCACCTGATAAGTTCATTACCAGCTGGTCCACACCGGGAGTCTTGATATTCAATGTTTTCACATACTGTTCCGCTTCCCTATTTTCTTTTTCCTTATCAATGAACAGACCATGGATAAAGTCTGGCAGGGAAGCCATGGATGCATTTTCGGCTACTGTTTTCTGGATGACAAGGCCAAACCGTTTCCGGTCCTCAGACAAATATCCGATTCCGTGCTTTACCGCATCCTCAGTTGTCTTTATCTCCGCCTTCTTACCATTAATGAATATATCCCCGCTTTCCTTTCTGTCAGCCCCAAAGATCACTCTGGCTGTCTCGGTTCTGCCTGCTCCCATCAGTCCGGAAAAGCCAAGGATCTCACCTTTATGCAGTTCAAAGCTGACGTCTTTTACCAGTCTTCCAGCATTTAAATGCTCCACCTTAAGGACAACCGGTGAGCCCTCCGGAACATTGCTCACCTGCTTCGGAGTTTCGTAAATCACACGCCCTACCATCATATTGATGATGTCATCCTTGGTGGAATCCTTAGTAATCAGTGTACCCACATAACTGCCGTCACGCATAACCGTCACCCGGTCCGTAATAACCTTGATTTCATCCATCCGATGGGATATGTAAACGATTCCCATTCCTTTGGCCCTTAAATCCCTGATGATTTTAAACAGCTCCTCGATCTCAGCCTCTGTCAAGGCTGCTGAGGGCTCATCAAATACAATCAGCTTTACTTCTCTTGAAATTGCCTTTGCAATTTCACACATCTGCTGCCTTCCTACGGTTAAATTTCCCATGGT encodes the following:
- a CDS encoding sugar ABC transporter ATP-binding protein; its protein translation is MEGGIVSDVMLRMKGIDKSFPGVHALDHVDLEVKGGEVHALMGENGAGKSTLMKILTGIYSKDSGTIEFEGKEMEFSTPKEAQDTGIAIVHQELNMMNHLTVAQNIFIGREMMNGGLIDDAQMNREAKKLFDKLNIDINPAETMGNLTVGRQQMCEIAKAISREVKLIVFDEPSAALTEAEIEELFKIIRDLRAKGMGIVYISHRMDEIKVITDRVTVMRDGSYVGTLITKDSTKDDIINMMVGRVIYETPKQVSNVPEGSPVVLKVEHLNAGRLVKDVSFELHKGEILGFSGLMGAGRTETARVIFGADRKESGDIFINGKKAEIKTTEDAVKHGIGYLSEDRKRFGLVIQKTVAENASMASLPDFIHGLFIDKEKENREAEQYVKTLNIKTPGVDQLVMNLSGGNQQKVVIAKWLIKNCDILIFDEPTRGIDVGAKSEIYQLMNELVKQGKSIIMISSEMTEILRMSDRVIVMCEGRITGELPIEEVTQERIMTAATLRN
- a CDS encoding ABC transporter permease; amino-acid sequence: MEKLKNNPVVKAIGTQRLVALMALIVIYGVFGIMNPRFATYNTMVNIFDASYYIGFMAIGICFVIATGGIDLSIGTVLTMSGLVAGYLSVNKGFPMWLTIIICILIGMIFGVINGLLVAKMGLPPFIATLGTMMLSKGIGSIITGAQSVTWKSGSDPEGWYRCLFKIKTASGLLIPTGFVLLIAAAVVMAIILNKTKTGRYILSLGSNKEATRLSGVNVDKYLIIAYIISGTFAGVAGLAYSTIYSTLLPGGGAGFEMDAIAGVVIGGTSMAGGTGTIAGTMIGVFIISVLKTGLPFVGLQTHYQQVATGLVLVVAVFADVYRNRKKN